In Harpia harpyja isolate bHarHar1 chromosome 12, bHarHar1 primary haplotype, whole genome shotgun sequence, a single window of DNA contains:
- the FAM222B gene encoding protein FAM222B isoform X1: MLACLPGPGDLSFQLLSYTQMNTGLQKWDTTQKMRSAQYPTPAELDAYAKKVANNPLTIKIFPNSVKVPQRKHIRRTVNGLDTSGQRYSPYPSQATTKTGLLAIVKSPAKGIIKDFDGTRTRLLPEAMMNPPSTPYVAPSTLTHPQALARQQALQHAQTLPHPQSIPQPQTLQHPQGIPQPQSLPHPQGIPQPQTLPHPQNRQQPQGLQHPQTMAHQTLQHPPNPLLQPGLHGSRKMPDADAPPNVTVSTSTIPLSMAATLQQNQPPDLSSIVHQINQFCQARAGISTTSVCEGQIANPSPISRNLLINASTRVSTHNVPTPMPSCVVNPVDHAAAAIPPASVNVPMVNINRVPPAYQNEIKSVAWNQHQLAHLQQMCGDAAGPAGLAGKHPQREIAGQSFPGKTSNYSQELCMGQSFSLKPPIEKPTPSPPVNGLQGPLPYTNGHYFQPIWNNILPTPNSDSSGSQDLAMPFHGGQPAGAPLDCAGGTHYRAGAGPSSQNNVMQTMDYLSGDFQQSCFRDQSMAVLGKVHRPPMNRAPEPSDSRNLHIQHPGYR; encoded by the exons ATGCTGGCCTGTCTGCCAGGACCAGGTGACCTCTCCTTTCAGCTTCTTTCTTACACGCAGATGAACACTGGACTTCAGAAAT GGGACACTACACAGAAAATGAGATCTGCACAGTATCCTACCCCAGCAGAATTGGATGCTTATGCTAAGAAGGTCGCCAACAATCCACTGACTATAAAAATTTTTCCAAACAGTGTCAAGGTTCCCCAGAGGAAACACATACGCCGTACTGTGAACGGACTTGATACTTCGGGCCAGAGGTACAGTCCCTACCCGTCTCAGGCCACCACAAAAACAGGCCTCCTGGCGATAGTCAAATCTCCAGCAAAAGGAATTATCAAAGACTTTGACGGGACACGCACGCGTCTGCTGCCGGAAGCGATGATGAATCCCCCTTCCACACCATACGTTGCACCTAGCACTTTAACCCACCCCCAGGCGCTTGCTCGCCAGCAGGCTCTCCAGCATGCACAGACTTTGCCGCACCCCCAGAGTATACCGCAGCCACAGACTTTGCAGCACCCTCAGGGTATACCACAGCCACAAAGCTTACCGCACCCTCAGGGGATACCGCAGCCGCAGACGCTGCCGCACCCTCAGAATAGGCAGCAGCCGCAGGGCTTGCAGCATCCTCAGACCATGGCACACCAGACTCTGCAGCACCCCCCAAATCCTTTGCTGCAGCCAGGTTTACATGGAAGCAGAAAGATGCCGGATGCAGATGCGCCGCCGAATGTGACCGTGTCTACCTCAACCATTCCCCTCTCTATGGCTGCCACCCTGCAGCAGAACCAGCCACCGGACCTGAGCAGCATTGTGCACCAGATTAACCAGTTCTGCCAGGCCAGAGCTGGCATTAGCACTACCTCAGTATGTGAGGGACAGATTGCAAACCCCAGCCCTATAAGTCGCAACCTGCTTATCAATGCAAGTACCAGGGTATCTACTCACAATGTCCCTACACCCATGCCTTCCTGTGTAGTAAACCCTGTAgatcatgctgctgctgctattcctCCTGCCTCTGTTAATGTGCCCATGGTGAATATTAACAGGGTGCCGCCCGCGTACCAGAACGAAATCAAATCGGTTGCGTGGAACCAGCACCAGCTTGCACATCTGCAGCAAATgtgtggggatgctgctgggccTGCTGGACTCGCAGGGAAGCACCCTCAGAGAGAGATCGCAGGGCAGAGTTTTCCTGGCAAAACTTCAAACTACTCTCAAGAACTGTGCATGGGCCAGTCGTTCAGCTTGAAGCCCCCCATTGAGAAGCCCACGCCTTCTCCACCTGTGAATGGGTTGCAGGGACCCTTGCCATATACCAATGGGCACTATTTCCAGCCCATCTGGAATAACATTCTGCCCACACCCAACAGTGACAGCTCTGGGTCCCAGGACCTCGCCATGCCTTTTCATGGGGGACAGCCAGCAGGAGCACCGCTAGATTGTGCAGGAGGAACTCATTACAGAGCTGGAGCTGGCCCATCCAGCCAGAATAATGTGATGCAGACCATGGATTACCTAAGCGGGGACTTCCAGCAGTCCTGCTTCAGAGATCAGAGCATGGCCGTGCTGGGAAAAGTCCATCGGCCTCCCATGAACCGAGCACCTGAACCATCCGATAGTCGAAATCTTCATATTCAACACCCAGGGTATAGATAG
- the FAM222B gene encoding protein FAM222B isoform X2 has product MRSAQYPTPAELDAYAKKVANNPLTIKIFPNSVKVPQRKHIRRTVNGLDTSGQRYSPYPSQATTKTGLLAIVKSPAKGIIKDFDGTRTRLLPEAMMNPPSTPYVAPSTLTHPQALARQQALQHAQTLPHPQSIPQPQTLQHPQGIPQPQSLPHPQGIPQPQTLPHPQNRQQPQGLQHPQTMAHQTLQHPPNPLLQPGLHGSRKMPDADAPPNVTVSTSTIPLSMAATLQQNQPPDLSSIVHQINQFCQARAGISTTSVCEGQIANPSPISRNLLINASTRVSTHNVPTPMPSCVVNPVDHAAAAIPPASVNVPMVNINRVPPAYQNEIKSVAWNQHQLAHLQQMCGDAAGPAGLAGKHPQREIAGQSFPGKTSNYSQELCMGQSFSLKPPIEKPTPSPPVNGLQGPLPYTNGHYFQPIWNNILPTPNSDSSGSQDLAMPFHGGQPAGAPLDCAGGTHYRAGAGPSSQNNVMQTMDYLSGDFQQSCFRDQSMAVLGKVHRPPMNRAPEPSDSRNLHIQHPGYR; this is encoded by the coding sequence ATGAGATCTGCACAGTATCCTACCCCAGCAGAATTGGATGCTTATGCTAAGAAGGTCGCCAACAATCCACTGACTATAAAAATTTTTCCAAACAGTGTCAAGGTTCCCCAGAGGAAACACATACGCCGTACTGTGAACGGACTTGATACTTCGGGCCAGAGGTACAGTCCCTACCCGTCTCAGGCCACCACAAAAACAGGCCTCCTGGCGATAGTCAAATCTCCAGCAAAAGGAATTATCAAAGACTTTGACGGGACACGCACGCGTCTGCTGCCGGAAGCGATGATGAATCCCCCTTCCACACCATACGTTGCACCTAGCACTTTAACCCACCCCCAGGCGCTTGCTCGCCAGCAGGCTCTCCAGCATGCACAGACTTTGCCGCACCCCCAGAGTATACCGCAGCCACAGACTTTGCAGCACCCTCAGGGTATACCACAGCCACAAAGCTTACCGCACCCTCAGGGGATACCGCAGCCGCAGACGCTGCCGCACCCTCAGAATAGGCAGCAGCCGCAGGGCTTGCAGCATCCTCAGACCATGGCACACCAGACTCTGCAGCACCCCCCAAATCCTTTGCTGCAGCCAGGTTTACATGGAAGCAGAAAGATGCCGGATGCAGATGCGCCGCCGAATGTGACCGTGTCTACCTCAACCATTCCCCTCTCTATGGCTGCCACCCTGCAGCAGAACCAGCCACCGGACCTGAGCAGCATTGTGCACCAGATTAACCAGTTCTGCCAGGCCAGAGCTGGCATTAGCACTACCTCAGTATGTGAGGGACAGATTGCAAACCCCAGCCCTATAAGTCGCAACCTGCTTATCAATGCAAGTACCAGGGTATCTACTCACAATGTCCCTACACCCATGCCTTCCTGTGTAGTAAACCCTGTAgatcatgctgctgctgctattcctCCTGCCTCTGTTAATGTGCCCATGGTGAATATTAACAGGGTGCCGCCCGCGTACCAGAACGAAATCAAATCGGTTGCGTGGAACCAGCACCAGCTTGCACATCTGCAGCAAATgtgtggggatgctgctgggccTGCTGGACTCGCAGGGAAGCACCCTCAGAGAGAGATCGCAGGGCAGAGTTTTCCTGGCAAAACTTCAAACTACTCTCAAGAACTGTGCATGGGCCAGTCGTTCAGCTTGAAGCCCCCCATTGAGAAGCCCACGCCTTCTCCACCTGTGAATGGGTTGCAGGGACCCTTGCCATATACCAATGGGCACTATTTCCAGCCCATCTGGAATAACATTCTGCCCACACCCAACAGTGACAGCTCTGGGTCCCAGGACCTCGCCATGCCTTTTCATGGGGGACAGCCAGCAGGAGCACCGCTAGATTGTGCAGGAGGAACTCATTACAGAGCTGGAGCTGGCCCATCCAGCCAGAATAATGTGATGCAGACCATGGATTACCTAAGCGGGGACTTCCAGCAGTCCTGCTTCAGAGATCAGAGCATGGCCGTGCTGGGAAAAGTCCATCGGCCTCCCATGAACCGAGCACCTGAACCATCCGATAGTCGAAATCTTCATATTCAACACCCAGGGTATAGATAG